A stretch of Henckelia pumila isolate YLH828 chromosome 4, ASM3356847v2, whole genome shotgun sequence DNA encodes these proteins:
- the LOC140863129 gene encoding methionine aminopeptidase 1D, chloroplastic/mitochondrial isoform X5: protein MVAGTPIQFQPRLFSSFLGDRRYLPLIYAASVHRLLRFNPGRSHVSMEISRTFSGITNLLFNRRSSEESTYSTRKCLKPGKVSPRRSVPDHIQTPPYVRSKKPPGIASGPEVHDEKGIECMRASGRLAAQVLQYAGTLVKPGITTDEIDLAVHQMIIDNGAYPSPLGYGGFPKSVCTSVNECICHGIPDSRALEDGDIINIDVTVYLNGYHGDTSATYFVGDVDEGARNLVKVTKECLDKAISICAPGVELNKIGKTIHDHADKHRYGVVEQFVGHGVGQGIMDAERWC from the exons ATGGTGGCTGGCACTCCGATTCAGTTTCAACCCCGTTTATTCTCCTCCTTCCTCGGAGACCGCCGCTACCTtccattgatttatgctgcttCAGTTCATCGGCTCCTCCGTTTCAACCCAG GTAGAAGCCATGTTTCAATGGAAATATCTAGAACATTTTCTGGAATCACAAATTTGTTGTTTAATCGAAG AAGTTCGGAAGAATCCACGTATAGCACAAGGAAATGTTTAAAGCCTGGGAAAGTTTCTCCAAGACGGTCAGTCCCTGATCACATACAAACACCACCATATGTCAGATCTAAGAAACCACCTGGCATTGCAAGTGGGCCTGAAGTGCATGATGAGAAGGGCATAGAGTGCATGAGAGCTTCGGGAAGGCTTGCTGCCCAGGTTCTTCAGTATGCTGGGACTTTAGTGAAG CCAGGCATCACAACAGATGAAATAGACTTAGCAGTTCATCAAATGATCATCGACAATGGAGCTTATCCCTCTCCCCTTGGTTATGGTGGCTTTCCCAAAAGTGTATGCACATCCGTAAATGAATGCATCTGCCATGGAATCCCAGATTCTCGTGCACTTGAG GATGGTGACATTATCAATATCGATGTTACAGTGTATCTTAAT GGTTATCATGGTGATACATCTGCAACATATTTTGTTGGAGACGTTGATGAGGGTGCCAGGAACTTAGTAAAG GTAACTAAAGAATGTCTCGACAAAGCAATATCAATATGTGCTCCAGGAGTGGAACTTAACAAAATTGGCAAGACAATACA TGACCATGCAGATAAGCATCGCTATGGGGTTGTTGAGCAGTTCGTTGGCCATGGAGTTGGACAG GGAATAATGGACGCGGAAAGATGGTGCTAA
- the LOC140866954 gene encoding cyclin-dependent kinase inhibitor 1-like, with protein MVMEKAAETVALGKKRKPTLEDLVDVPSSSVQLKTRRFADVTPVNLHSSTCESAGSDGSLGSCCSTNGSSSDLAKVRGKENEGTVHQFLATSNGDTFHRRERGETTSESQVEPGEMESTAKPKESNPRRLVTGEKIPSDDDIEEFFSYAEKNLQKQFIDKYNYDVVKDEPLEGRFEWIQIKQNKT; from the exons ATGGTCATGGAGAAGGCGGCGGAGACGGTGGCTCTGGGGAAGAAGAGGAAACCGACGTTAGAAGATTTGGTGGACGTACCGTCATCATCGGTTCAACTCAAAACGCGGCGTTTCGCTGATGTGACGCCGGTGAATTTACATAGTTCGACATGCGAGAGCGCGGGTTCGGATGGTTCTTTGGGGTCTTGCTGCTCAACCAACGGATCATCGAGTGATCTGGCGAAG GTACGGGGGAAGGAGAATGAAGGTACTGTGCATCAGTTTTTAGCGACCTCAAATGGCGATACGTTTCATCGAAGAGAGAg ggGCGAAACCACGAGCGAGAGTCAAGTAGAACCGGGCGAGATGGAGTCGACGGCCAAGCCGAAAGAATCGAATCCTCGCCGCCTTGTCACGGGCGAGAAAATACCATCTGATGATGATATCGAAGAATTCTTCTCCTACGCTGAGAAGAATCTGCAGAAACAATTCATTGACAA GTACAACTACGATGTAGTGAAGGACGAGCCATTGGAGGGTCGCTTTGAGTGgattcaaatcaaacaaaataaGACATAA
- the LOC140863129 gene encoding methionine aminopeptidase 1D, chloroplastic/mitochondrial isoform X3: MLLQFIGSSVSTQVCRSHVSMEISRTFSGITNLLFNRRSSEESTYSTRKCLKPGKVSPRRSVPDHIQTPPYVRSKKPPGIASGPEVHDEKGIECMRASGRLAAQVLQYAGTLVKPGITTDEIDLAVHQMIIDNGAYPSPLGYGGFPKSVCTSVNECICHGIPDSRALEDGDIINIDVTVYLNGYHGDTSATYFVGDVDEGARNLVKVTKECLDKAISICAPGVELNKIGKTIHDHADKHRYGVVEQFVGHGVGQVFHSDPIVLHYRNNGRGKMVLNQTFTIEPMLTIGSIHPKMWNDNWTVVTEDGSLSAQFEHTILITTDGAEILTKC, encoded by the exons atgctgcttCAGTTCATCGGCTCCTCCGTTTCAACCCAGGTTT GTAGAAGCCATGTTTCAATGGAAATATCTAGAACATTTTCTGGAATCACAAATTTGTTGTTTAATCGAAG AAGTTCGGAAGAATCCACGTATAGCACAAGGAAATGTTTAAAGCCTGGGAAAGTTTCTCCAAGACGGTCAGTCCCTGATCACATACAAACACCACCATATGTCAGATCTAAGAAACCACCTGGCATTGCAAGTGGGCCTGAAGTGCATGATGAGAAGGGCATAGAGTGCATGAGAGCTTCGGGAAGGCTTGCTGCCCAGGTTCTTCAGTATGCTGGGACTTTAGTGAAG CCAGGCATCACAACAGATGAAATAGACTTAGCAGTTCATCAAATGATCATCGACAATGGAGCTTATCCCTCTCCCCTTGGTTATGGTGGCTTTCCCAAAAGTGTATGCACATCCGTAAATGAATGCATCTGCCATGGAATCCCAGATTCTCGTGCACTTGAG GATGGTGACATTATCAATATCGATGTTACAGTGTATCTTAAT GGTTATCATGGTGATACATCTGCAACATATTTTGTTGGAGACGTTGATGAGGGTGCCAGGAACTTAGTAAAG GTAACTAAAGAATGTCTCGACAAAGCAATATCAATATGTGCTCCAGGAGTGGAACTTAACAAAATTGGCAAGACAATACA TGACCATGCAGATAAGCATCGCTATGGGGTTGTTGAGCAGTTCGTTGGCCATGGAGTTGGACAGGTTTTTCATAGTGATCCTATAGTCCTCCATTACA GGAATAATGGACGCGGAAAGATGGTGCTAAACCAAACTTTCACCattg AACCAATGCTGACGATCGGAAGCATCCATCCGAAAATGTGGAACGATAATTGGACCGTCGTCACAGAGGATGGGAGCCTTTCTGCTCAGTTTGAACACACCATTTTAATAACCACAGATGGAGCTGAGATACTCACCAAGTGTTAG
- the LOC140863129 gene encoding methionine aminopeptidase 1D, chloroplastic/mitochondrial isoform X2, giving the protein MVAGTPIQFQPRLFSSFLGDRRYLPLIYAASVHRLLRFNPGRSHVSMEISRTFSGITNLLFNRSSEESTYSTRKCLKPGKVSPRRSVPDHIQTPPYVRSKKPPGIASGPEVHDEKGIECMRASGRLAAQVLQYAGTLVKPGITTDEIDLAVHQMIIDNGAYPSPLGYGGFPKSVCTSVNECICHGIPDSRALEDGDIINIDVTVYLNGYHGDTSATYFVGDVDEGARNLVKVTKECLDKAISICAPGVELNKIGKTIHDHADKHRYGVVEQFVGHGVGQVFHSDPIVLHYRNNGRGKMVLNQTFTIEPMLTIGSIHPKMWNDNWTVVTEDGSLSAQFEHTILITTDGAEILTKC; this is encoded by the exons ATGGTGGCTGGCACTCCGATTCAGTTTCAACCCCGTTTATTCTCCTCCTTCCTCGGAGACCGCCGCTACCTtccattgatttatgctgcttCAGTTCATCGGCTCCTCCGTTTCAACCCAG GTAGAAGCCATGTTTCAATGGAAATATCTAGAACATTTTCTGGAATCACAAATTTGTTGTTTAATCGAAG TTCGGAAGAATCCACGTATAGCACAAGGAAATGTTTAAAGCCTGGGAAAGTTTCTCCAAGACGGTCAGTCCCTGATCACATACAAACACCACCATATGTCAGATCTAAGAAACCACCTGGCATTGCAAGTGGGCCTGAAGTGCATGATGAGAAGGGCATAGAGTGCATGAGAGCTTCGGGAAGGCTTGCTGCCCAGGTTCTTCAGTATGCTGGGACTTTAGTGAAG CCAGGCATCACAACAGATGAAATAGACTTAGCAGTTCATCAAATGATCATCGACAATGGAGCTTATCCCTCTCCCCTTGGTTATGGTGGCTTTCCCAAAAGTGTATGCACATCCGTAAATGAATGCATCTGCCATGGAATCCCAGATTCTCGTGCACTTGAG GATGGTGACATTATCAATATCGATGTTACAGTGTATCTTAAT GGTTATCATGGTGATACATCTGCAACATATTTTGTTGGAGACGTTGATGAGGGTGCCAGGAACTTAGTAAAG GTAACTAAAGAATGTCTCGACAAAGCAATATCAATATGTGCTCCAGGAGTGGAACTTAACAAAATTGGCAAGACAATACA TGACCATGCAGATAAGCATCGCTATGGGGTTGTTGAGCAGTTCGTTGGCCATGGAGTTGGACAGGTTTTTCATAGTGATCCTATAGTCCTCCATTACA GGAATAATGGACGCGGAAAGATGGTGCTAAACCAAACTTTCACCattg AACCAATGCTGACGATCGGAAGCATCCATCCGAAAATGTGGAACGATAATTGGACCGTCGTCACAGAGGATGGGAGCCTTTCTGCTCAGTTTGAACACACCATTTTAATAACCACAGATGGAGCTGAGATACTCACCAAGTGTTAG
- the LOC140863129 gene encoding methionine aminopeptidase 1D, chloroplastic/mitochondrial isoform X6 — MVAGTPIQFQPRLFSSFLGDRRYLPLIYAASVHRLLRFNPGRSHVSMEISRTFSGITNLLFNRRSSEESTYSTRKCLKPGKVSPRRSVPDHIQTPPYVRSKKPPGIASGPEVHDEKGIECMRASGRLAAQVLQYAGTLVKPGITTDEIDLAVHQMIIDNGAYPSPLGYGGFPKSVCTSVNECICHGIPDSRALEDGDIINIDVTVYLNGYHGDTSATYFVGDVDEGARNLVKVTKECLDKAISICAPGVELNKIGKTIQ; from the exons ATGGTGGCTGGCACTCCGATTCAGTTTCAACCCCGTTTATTCTCCTCCTTCCTCGGAGACCGCCGCTACCTtccattgatttatgctgcttCAGTTCATCGGCTCCTCCGTTTCAACCCAG GTAGAAGCCATGTTTCAATGGAAATATCTAGAACATTTTCTGGAATCACAAATTTGTTGTTTAATCGAAG AAGTTCGGAAGAATCCACGTATAGCACAAGGAAATGTTTAAAGCCTGGGAAAGTTTCTCCAAGACGGTCAGTCCCTGATCACATACAAACACCACCATATGTCAGATCTAAGAAACCACCTGGCATTGCAAGTGGGCCTGAAGTGCATGATGAGAAGGGCATAGAGTGCATGAGAGCTTCGGGAAGGCTTGCTGCCCAGGTTCTTCAGTATGCTGGGACTTTAGTGAAG CCAGGCATCACAACAGATGAAATAGACTTAGCAGTTCATCAAATGATCATCGACAATGGAGCTTATCCCTCTCCCCTTGGTTATGGTGGCTTTCCCAAAAGTGTATGCACATCCGTAAATGAATGCATCTGCCATGGAATCCCAGATTCTCGTGCACTTGAG GATGGTGACATTATCAATATCGATGTTACAGTGTATCTTAAT GGTTATCATGGTGATACATCTGCAACATATTTTGTTGGAGACGTTGATGAGGGTGCCAGGAACTTAGTAAAG GTAACTAAAGAATGTCTCGACAAAGCAATATCAATATGTGCTCCAGGAGTGGAACTTAACAAAATTGGCAAGACAATACA ATAA
- the LOC140863504 gene encoding uncharacterized protein: MDSIPVNWEALDALLIDFAKSERLIEESSPPSSPAPSSSSYKWRLMIRQIRHSLESGDVDSAIDLLQSHSPDLLNDHRLLFRLQKQKFIELLRRGTAEDRDSAIKCIRTSLAPCALDAYPEAYEDFKHVLLAFIYDKDDQTSPVANEWSKKRRFDIAGLLSSVLTAHLNAYDPIFSLALRYLISIHRGFCLRQGILSPISDLTERLLLEERDPPAIPQESLSEVPPFDEVDIQALAHAVELTRQGAVDSLRFAKGDLHQAFKNELSRMRLDVSVLDELVQEYCVYRGIVDSGPATAGMQVISGTSNVDQLEPGCLSHSCSVVSDSDMSVNNAHVEGFSETRIEMLGVPNAYMEERYCSNSTNLNKDCSISGTRQPDDHKVVQRTRSPGTGERSKRRRWRGRNENQEFITGSCKHDLSVTKSLGDTKMDLNVSSLVDTLSKRADKYEIVLDIKELASKGMAVEVVEQINCLDPEFFTENPLLLFQLKQVEFLKLVRDGEHHSALKVASSHLGPLAAKDLSLLKPLKETLLTLLKLNEEATVENLHLDALATSLQVAVGRRLGIEEPQLMKIIRATLHSHSEWFKLQMCKDQFEGLLWINSLRELGSPLLGESSCKTYSNNCTQGSSQVTVSSGSTRTHEDGNSPNQISSTDIGCDENAILKVMEFLALPRADAIHLLVQYNGNAETVIQQIFA; encoded by the exons ATGGATTCCATACCTGTTAATTGGGAAGCTTTGGACGCACTCCTGATTGACTTCGCCAAATCCGAGCGATTGATCGAGGAATCTTCGCCTCCGTCGtcgcccgcgccgtcgtcttCGTCGTACAAGTGGCGGCTTATGATTCGCCAGATCAGGCATTCGTTAGAATCCGGAGACGTCGACTCCGCCATCGATCTTCTGCAGTCTCACTCGCCGGACTTGCTCAACGATCACCGCCTCCTCTTCCGCCTGCAGAAGCAG AAATTTATCGAGTTGTTGAGGAGAGGAACTGCTGAGGATCGCGATTCTGCCATTAAGTGCATCCGGACGTCTCTTGCTCCGTGCGCACTGGATGCCTACCCG GAAGCATACGAGGATTTTAAGCATGTACTTTTGGCCTTCATTTATGACAAAGACGATCAGACGTCTCCGGTGGCAAATGAG TGGTCCAAAAAAAGAAGGTTCGACATTGCTGGGTTGTTATCATCTGTCTTAACGGCCCATCTAAACGCATATGATCCCATCTTTTCGTTGGCATTGAGATATTTGATCAG CATACACAGGGGATTTTGCCTTCGTCAGGGCATTTTATCTCCCATATCTGATCTTACAGAGAGGCTGCTCCTTGAGGAACGCGATCCCCCGGCAATACCACAAGAAAGTTTGAGTGAAGTGCCTCCTTTTGATGAG GTGGACATTCAAGCCCTCGCTCATGCAGTGGAGCTTACAAGACAGGGTGCAGTTGATAGCTTGAGGTTTGCCAAAGGCGATTTGCATCAAGCCTTTAAG AATGAACTGAGCCGGATGAGATTAGATGTCTCAGTGCTTGACGAACTTGTTCAGGAGTATTGTGTCTACAGGGGTATTGTGGATTCTGGTCCCGCAACTGCTG GAATGCAAGTTATCTCTGGAACTTCAAATGTTGATCAATTAGAGCCTGGTTGTTTATCTCATAGTTGTTCGGTGGTTTCTGACAGTGATATGTCGGTGAATAATGCTCATGTGGAGGGTTTTTCGGAAACTAGAATAGAAATGCTGGGCGTACCAAATGCATACATGGAAGAGCGATATTGCTCCAACTCAACCAATCTGAATAAAGACTGTAGCATCAGTGGAACACGCCAACCTGATGACCACAAAGTTGTGCAAAGAACCAGAAGTCCGGGAACTGGGGAAAGGAGCAAGCGCAGGAGATGGAGGGGGAGAAATgagaatcaagaattcatcactGGAAGTTGCAAACATGACCTTAGTGTCACTAAATCTCTTGGTGACACAAAAATG GATTTGAATGTGTCATCCTTGGTGGACACTTTGAGCAAGAGAGCAGACAAATATGAGATTGTCCTGGACATAAAGGAGTTAGCAAGCAAGGGAATGGCAGTGGAGGTTGTTGAACAAATAAATTGCTTGGATCCAGAATTTTTCACTGAGAATCCTTTGTTGTTATTCCAATTGAAACAG GTTGAATTCCTGAAGCTTGTCCGTGATGGTGAGCATCATAGTGCACTGAAGGTTGCCTCATCCCATTTGGGCCCTTTGGCCGCCAAAGATCTGAGTCTGCTTAAGCCCTTGAAAGAGACATTACTGACTTTACTGAAACTGAATGAAGAAGCAACTGTTGAAAATTTGCACTTAGATGCCCTTGCAACTTCACTTCAG GTTGCCGTTGGTAGGCGTCTAGGCATTGAAGAACCCCAGCTTATGAAAATTATAAGGGCTACGCTACACTCGCATAGTGAATGGTTCAAGCTCCAAATGTGTAAAGACCAGTTTGAGGGACTTTTATGGATCAATTCCCTGAGAGAACTCGGCAGTCCTCTGCTTGGAGAGTCTTCTTGCAAGACTTATAGTAATAATTGCACACAAGGATCTTCACAAGTTACGGTATCCTCTGGTAGTACTAGGACTCACGAAGATGGTAATAGTCCTAATCAAATCTCGTCCACTGATATTGGATGTGACGAAAATGCTATACTGAAAGTTATG GAATTTCTTGCTTTGCCCAGAGCAGATGCAATTCATCTTCTTGTCCAGTACAATGGAAATGCAGAAACTGTAATTCAGCAGATATTCGCTTAG
- the LOC140863129 gene encoding methionine aminopeptidase 1D, chloroplastic/mitochondrial isoform X1, translating into MVAGTPIQFQPRLFSSFLGDRRYLPLIYAASVHRLLRFNPGRSHVSMEISRTFSGITNLLFNRRSSEESTYSTRKCLKPGKVSPRRSVPDHIQTPPYVRSKKPPGIASGPEVHDEKGIECMRASGRLAAQVLQYAGTLVKPGITTDEIDLAVHQMIIDNGAYPSPLGYGGFPKSVCTSVNECICHGIPDSRALEDGDIINIDVTVYLNGYHGDTSATYFVGDVDEGARNLVKVTKECLDKAISICAPGVELNKIGKTIHDHADKHRYGVVEQFVGHGVGQVFHSDPIVLHYRNNGRGKMVLNQTFTIEPMLTIGSIHPKMWNDNWTVVTEDGSLSAQFEHTILITTDGAEILTKC; encoded by the exons ATGGTGGCTGGCACTCCGATTCAGTTTCAACCCCGTTTATTCTCCTCCTTCCTCGGAGACCGCCGCTACCTtccattgatttatgctgcttCAGTTCATCGGCTCCTCCGTTTCAACCCAG GTAGAAGCCATGTTTCAATGGAAATATCTAGAACATTTTCTGGAATCACAAATTTGTTGTTTAATCGAAG AAGTTCGGAAGAATCCACGTATAGCACAAGGAAATGTTTAAAGCCTGGGAAAGTTTCTCCAAGACGGTCAGTCCCTGATCACATACAAACACCACCATATGTCAGATCTAAGAAACCACCTGGCATTGCAAGTGGGCCTGAAGTGCATGATGAGAAGGGCATAGAGTGCATGAGAGCTTCGGGAAGGCTTGCTGCCCAGGTTCTTCAGTATGCTGGGACTTTAGTGAAG CCAGGCATCACAACAGATGAAATAGACTTAGCAGTTCATCAAATGATCATCGACAATGGAGCTTATCCCTCTCCCCTTGGTTATGGTGGCTTTCCCAAAAGTGTATGCACATCCGTAAATGAATGCATCTGCCATGGAATCCCAGATTCTCGTGCACTTGAG GATGGTGACATTATCAATATCGATGTTACAGTGTATCTTAAT GGTTATCATGGTGATACATCTGCAACATATTTTGTTGGAGACGTTGATGAGGGTGCCAGGAACTTAGTAAAG GTAACTAAAGAATGTCTCGACAAAGCAATATCAATATGTGCTCCAGGAGTGGAACTTAACAAAATTGGCAAGACAATACA TGACCATGCAGATAAGCATCGCTATGGGGTTGTTGAGCAGTTCGTTGGCCATGGAGTTGGACAGGTTTTTCATAGTGATCCTATAGTCCTCCATTACA GGAATAATGGACGCGGAAAGATGGTGCTAAACCAAACTTTCACCattg AACCAATGCTGACGATCGGAAGCATCCATCCGAAAATGTGGAACGATAATTGGACCGTCGTCACAGAGGATGGGAGCCTTTCTGCTCAGTTTGAACACACCATTTTAATAACCACAGATGGAGCTGAGATACTCACCAAGTGTTAG
- the LOC140863129 gene encoding methionine aminopeptidase 1D, chloroplastic/mitochondrial isoform X4: MLLQFIGSSVSTQVCRSHVSMEISRTFSGITNLLFNRSSEESTYSTRKCLKPGKVSPRRSVPDHIQTPPYVRSKKPPGIASGPEVHDEKGIECMRASGRLAAQVLQYAGTLVKPGITTDEIDLAVHQMIIDNGAYPSPLGYGGFPKSVCTSVNECICHGIPDSRALEDGDIINIDVTVYLNGYHGDTSATYFVGDVDEGARNLVKVTKECLDKAISICAPGVELNKIGKTIHDHADKHRYGVVEQFVGHGVGQVFHSDPIVLHYRNNGRGKMVLNQTFTIEPMLTIGSIHPKMWNDNWTVVTEDGSLSAQFEHTILITTDGAEILTKC; the protein is encoded by the exons atgctgcttCAGTTCATCGGCTCCTCCGTTTCAACCCAGGTTT GTAGAAGCCATGTTTCAATGGAAATATCTAGAACATTTTCTGGAATCACAAATTTGTTGTTTAATCGAAG TTCGGAAGAATCCACGTATAGCACAAGGAAATGTTTAAAGCCTGGGAAAGTTTCTCCAAGACGGTCAGTCCCTGATCACATACAAACACCACCATATGTCAGATCTAAGAAACCACCTGGCATTGCAAGTGGGCCTGAAGTGCATGATGAGAAGGGCATAGAGTGCATGAGAGCTTCGGGAAGGCTTGCTGCCCAGGTTCTTCAGTATGCTGGGACTTTAGTGAAG CCAGGCATCACAACAGATGAAATAGACTTAGCAGTTCATCAAATGATCATCGACAATGGAGCTTATCCCTCTCCCCTTGGTTATGGTGGCTTTCCCAAAAGTGTATGCACATCCGTAAATGAATGCATCTGCCATGGAATCCCAGATTCTCGTGCACTTGAG GATGGTGACATTATCAATATCGATGTTACAGTGTATCTTAAT GGTTATCATGGTGATACATCTGCAACATATTTTGTTGGAGACGTTGATGAGGGTGCCAGGAACTTAGTAAAG GTAACTAAAGAATGTCTCGACAAAGCAATATCAATATGTGCTCCAGGAGTGGAACTTAACAAAATTGGCAAGACAATACA TGACCATGCAGATAAGCATCGCTATGGGGTTGTTGAGCAGTTCGTTGGCCATGGAGTTGGACAGGTTTTTCATAGTGATCCTATAGTCCTCCATTACA GGAATAATGGACGCGGAAAGATGGTGCTAAACCAAACTTTCACCattg AACCAATGCTGACGATCGGAAGCATCCATCCGAAAATGTGGAACGATAATTGGACCGTCGTCACAGAGGATGGGAGCCTTTCTGCTCAGTTTGAACACACCATTTTAATAACCACAGATGGAGCTGAGATACTCACCAAGTGTTAG